One Rosa chinensis cultivar Old Blush chromosome 3, RchiOBHm-V2, whole genome shotgun sequence DNA window includes the following coding sequences:
- the LOC112193047 gene encoding CLPTM1-like membrane protein cnrB, with protein MAPPAPVAAADGQVQGGRQQGGIGQSIGGIIRMAVIWYFASKFFSSSKKPSDPSQLSSNIFPKGEPLDMWFYVTEHEKFNEFGSESALVWHETNIPYATYGPESTRTLSMKYYPSEALKHNGSLYAHVFFARSGYPADPNDPEYLPLAAFGKTHVIVTHLPKSKAGKKRSLLGASKDTEEDVKIAEVVDDTQGDSEDNGPEEWVSYFKPNVTVNLVDDFTRYPHNAVPPNVAPYLNVEPNSGNYFPTIFFNEFWLLRDKLIPINETVKELQLNLEVGPISMTKWQLFLQIDQSFQIHRSYGSMLEGEADELKRVFLEGNPYLLAITMAVSVLHSVFDFLAFKNDIQFWNKNKSMEGLSAKSVVVSFISQFIIFLYLLDNDTSWMILASSGVGCCIEFWKIGKAMHIEIDRSGKIPMLRFRDRESYAGNKTKEYDDIAMKYLTYVLLFLVACSSIYSLKYEQHKSWYSWILSSFTSCVYMFGFIMMCPQLFINYKLKSVAHLPWRQMTYKFLNTIIDDLFAFVIKMPMLHRLSVFRDDIIFLIYIYQRWVYPVDKKRVNEFGFSGEADQVADQVTDQVIEQVTDGTDDTEVKQEAKKTK; from the exons atggcgCCGCCAGCGCCCGTCGCCGCAGCAGATGGGCAAGTCCAAGGCGGACGGCAGCAAGGAGGGATTGGTCAGAGCATCGGTGGAATCATACGGATGGCTGTGATTTGGTACTTCGCTTCCAAATTCTTTTCCTCCTCCAAAAAGCCTTCTGATCCTTCTCAGCTAAGCTCCAATATCTTCCCCAAGGGTGAACCACTG GATATGTGGTTCTATGTTACTGAACATGAGAAGTTCAATGAATTCGGGAGTGAAAGTGCGCTTGTATGGCATGAAACTAATATCCCCTACGCTACCTATGGGCCGGAGAGTACCAGGACTCTGTCTATGAAGTACTATCCATCTGAG gCATTAAAGCACAATGGGAGTCTCTATGCTCATGTTTTCTTTGCCCGCTCTGGTTACCCTGCGGACCCAAATGATCCAGAGTATCTGCCTCTAGCTGCGTTTGGAAAGACGCATG TCATTGTGACACACTTGCCCAAGTCGAAAGCTGGTAAAAAGAGGAGTTTGCTGGGGGCCTCAAAAGACACTGAAGAGGATGTAAAAATTGCTGAG GTGGTTGATGATACTCAAGGTGATTCTGAGGATAATGGTCCTGAGGAGTGGGTATCATACTTTAAACCAAATGTTACTGTCAATTTGGTTGATGATTTTACCCG ATATCCTCATAATGCTGTTCCACCCAATGTTGCTCCTT ACTTGAATGTGGAGCCTAATTCTGGCAATTACTTTCCAACCATTTTCTTCAATGAATTTTGGTTACTTCGAGATAAGTTGATACCAATTAATGAAACAGTGAAAGAATTGCAGCTGAATCTGGAAGTAGGTCCCATAAGCATGACTAAGTGGCAACTATTCCTACAGATTGATCAGTCTTTCCAAATTCACCGTAGTTATGGAAGCATGCTCGAGGGTGAGGCTGATGAACTGAAG AGAGTATTCTTGGAAGGAAATCCTTACCTCCTGGCAATCACTATGGCTGTTTCTGTACTTCATTCAGTGTTTGACTTCTTGGCATTCAAAAACG ATATTCAGTTTTGGAACAAAAATAAGTCTATGGAAGGGCTGTCTGCAAAGTCTGTTGTCGTGAGCTTCATAAGCCAGTTCATTATCTTCCTCTATCTACTTGACAATGACACTTCATGGATGATACTTGCAAGCTCTGGAGTTGGCTGCTGCATTGAATTTTGGAAAATTGGGAAGGCCATGCACATAGAG ATTGATAGAAGTGGGAAGATACCAATGTTGAGATTCCGAGATCGTGAGTCATATGCAGGGAATAAGACAaaggaatatgatgatatcgcaATGAAATATTTGACGTATGTGCTCTTGTTCCTTGTCGCATGCTCCTCTATTTATTCACTCAAGTACGAGCAGCACAAGAGCTGGTATTCTTGGATTCTCTCTTCATTCACGAGCTGTGTCTACATGTTCG GTTTTATTATGATGTGCCCTCAATTGTTCATTAACTATAAGCTGAAGTCGGTAGCTCATCTACCCTGGAGACAGATGACTTACAAGTTCCTCAACACCATCATCGATGATCTATTTGCTTTTGTCATAAAAATGCCAATGTTGCATCGCCTTTCTGTGTTCCGTGATG ATATCATATTTCTGATATACATATACCAGAGATGGGTCTATCCAGTGGACAAAAAACGTGTAAATGAATTTGGTTTCAGTGGTGAAGCCGATCAGGTCGCCGATCAGGTCACCGATCAGGTCATTGAACAGGTCACTGATGGTACAGACGACACTGAAGTTAAGCAAGAAGCGAAGAAGACCAAGTGA